Proteins encoded by one window of Pseudomonas coleopterorum:
- the fni gene encoding type 2 isopentenyl-diphosphate Delta-isomerase, giving the protein MKPDELSRRKDDHLDIVLDPLRAITRMGAGWDTIQFEHCALPELDLADIDLRSSLLGIDLQAPLLISSMTGGAFRAVAINRHLAEAAQALGIAMGVGSQRVSLQTGNDQGLTRELRRIAPDIPLLANIGAAQLLENGGMDLAQRAVDTLEASGLIIHLNPLQEAVQPEGDRHWRGVLAQIARAVTVLKVPVVIKEVGAGLSARVAQTLVEAGVQVIDVAGAGGTSWAAVEGERATRAADRAVAMAFAGWGIPTATCVQTVRQALPDVRLIASGGVRDGVDAAKAIRLGADLVGQAASVLPGATLSTEAVIEHFEVVIRQLRVACFCTGSANLAGLRHARLLDSQALPR; this is encoded by the coding sequence ATGAAGCCCGACGAGTTGAGTCGACGCAAGGATGACCATCTGGATATCGTCCTGGATCCGCTCAGGGCGATCACGCGCATGGGCGCGGGCTGGGACACTATTCAGTTCGAGCATTGTGCCTTGCCTGAGCTGGACCTTGCAGACATCGACCTGCGCAGTTCCCTGCTCGGCATCGACCTGCAGGCGCCGTTGCTGATCAGCTCCATGACCGGCGGCGCCTTTCGCGCCGTCGCGATCAACCGGCACCTGGCCGAAGCGGCGCAGGCCCTGGGCATCGCCATGGGCGTGGGGTCCCAGCGGGTCAGCCTGCAGACCGGCAACGACCAGGGGCTCACCCGCGAGCTGCGGCGCATCGCCCCGGACATCCCGCTGCTGGCCAACATCGGTGCAGCGCAGTTGCTCGAAAACGGTGGCATGGACCTGGCCCAGCGCGCGGTCGACACCCTGGAAGCCAGCGGTTTGATCATCCATCTCAACCCGCTGCAGGAAGCCGTTCAGCCCGAAGGTGACCGTCACTGGCGCGGCGTGCTCGCGCAGATCGCCCGGGCGGTGACGGTGCTCAAGGTGCCGGTGGTGATCAAGGAAGTCGGCGCGGGGCTCTCCGCCCGCGTGGCGCAGACCTTGGTCGAGGCCGGCGTGCAGGTCATCGATGTGGCCGGTGCGGGCGGGACCAGTTGGGCTGCGGTCGAAGGCGAACGCGCAACTCGGGCAGCGGACCGCGCGGTGGCCATGGCCTTCGCCGGCTGGGGCATTCCCACCGCCACCTGCGTGCAGACGGTCCGTCAGGCGCTGCCCGACGTACGCTTGATCGCTTCGGGCGGCGTGCGCGATGGCGTCGATGCGGCCAAGGCCATCCGCCTCGGCGCCGACCTCGTCGGTCAGGCCGCCAGTGTGTTGCCGGGCGCTACGCTGTCCACGGAAGCTGTGATCGAACACTTCGAAGTGGTCATTCGCCAGCTTCGCGTGGCCTGTTTCTGCACCGGTTCGGCCAATCTGGCAGGGCTGCGCCATGCCCGTCTGCTCGATTCGCAGGCTCTGCCTCGATGA